In Lujinxingia sediminis, a single genomic region encodes these proteins:
- a CDS encoding pyridoxal-phosphate-dependent aminotransferase family protein, which produces MAGKRHLLAPGPTPVPEAARLAMARELIHHRGPEFKAVFEEVQKGLQWIFETDAEVLSLTCSGTGAFEAAMINFTRRDSTIVAIGGGKFGERWAEVGSAYGMKVVEVAVPWGESLSLEVLAEVLTATPEASMVTVSASETSTGAWHPVEALGRVVREHSEALFAVDGITAVGVQPIPMDAWKIDVLVSGSQKAFGVPPGLAFVAASERAWERYADSDHPRYYFDLGRERDAQKRQQTAFTPAISVVLALKEALKLMEEEGHEALFARHQRNALAARAGVEALGLRLFAENPANSVTAALVPDSVSAKAVVRQMRDAYGVTIAGGQGDFADRLIRIGHIGFFDGFDMLVAMSALERALADQGLDVDFGHGVAAAQRVLSA; this is translated from the coding sequence ATGGCTGGAAAACGACATTTGCTGGCTCCCGGGCCTACACCGGTTCCCGAGGCTGCGCGCCTGGCGATGGCTCGAGAGCTGATCCATCACCGGGGACCTGAGTTCAAGGCGGTCTTTGAGGAGGTTCAGAAGGGACTGCAATGGATCTTCGAGACCGACGCAGAAGTGCTCAGTCTCACCTGCAGTGGCACCGGCGCGTTTGAAGCGGCCATGATTAACTTCACGCGTCGGGACTCCACGATCGTTGCCATCGGTGGAGGTAAGTTTGGCGAGCGTTGGGCTGAGGTGGGTAGCGCCTACGGCATGAAGGTCGTGGAAGTTGCGGTTCCCTGGGGAGAGAGTCTCAGCCTTGAGGTTTTGGCCGAAGTGCTTACGGCCACGCCGGAAGCATCGATGGTGACTGTGTCTGCAAGCGAGACATCGACGGGAGCCTGGCATCCGGTGGAGGCGCTGGGAAGGGTTGTACGCGAGCATTCCGAGGCGCTCTTCGCAGTCGACGGGATCACCGCGGTGGGTGTGCAGCCCATTCCGATGGATGCGTGGAAGATCGACGTGCTGGTCAGCGGTTCGCAAAAAGCCTTCGGGGTGCCTCCTGGCCTTGCGTTTGTTGCTGCGAGTGAGCGCGCATGGGAGCGCTACGCCGACAGTGATCACCCGCGCTACTACTTTGATCTGGGGCGGGAGCGCGACGCCCAGAAGCGTCAGCAGACGGCGTTTACGCCGGCCATCTCTGTGGTGCTCGCACTCAAGGAAGCCCTGAAACTGATGGAGGAGGAGGGGCACGAGGCGCTCTTCGCGCGTCATCAGCGCAACGCTCTCGCGGCCAGAGCCGGGGTCGAAGCGCTGGGGCTGCGCCTTTTTGCCGAGAATCCAGCCAACTCGGTGACTGCGGCGCTCGTACCGGACTCGGTGTCGGCCAAGGCTGTGGTGCGGCAGATGCGAGACGCTTACGGGGTGACGATCGCCGGCGGACAGGGAGATTTCGCAGATCGTCTTATTCGCATCGGCCACATCGGTTTTTTTGATGGCTTTGATATGCTTGTGGCAATGAGTGCGCTGGAGCGTGCTCTTGCGGACCAGGGGCTAGACGTCGATTTCGGTCATGGGGTTGCGGCTGCTCAGCGTGTCCTCAGTGCCTGA
- a CDS encoding peptidylprolyl isomerase: MAILETSEGSVTCELFEKRAPVTVANFVGLARGLKAYVDPQTDRSVTGRPFFDGQRFHRVIPGFLIQGGDPTGTGYGGPGYVIPDEFHSELRHDRPGTLSMANLGPDSGGSQFFITEVAAPHLDDRHTVFGRCSDLETVRAISHIPADPENRPNEDVQLLRVIIERRAE; this comes from the coding sequence ATCGCGATCCTGGAAACCTCAGAGGGCAGCGTCACCTGTGAACTATTCGAGAAACGCGCGCCCGTGACCGTTGCCAACTTTGTGGGGCTTGCGCGCGGACTTAAAGCCTACGTTGATCCTCAAACTGACCGCTCCGTTACCGGCCGGCCTTTCTTCGACGGACAGCGCTTTCATCGCGTCATCCCCGGCTTCCTGATCCAGGGGGGAGATCCGACGGGCACCGGCTATGGCGGACCGGGTTACGTTATCCCCGATGAGTTTCATTCGGAGCTTCGCCACGATCGCCCGGGCACCCTGAGCATGGCAAACCTCGGGCCTGACAGTGGTGGAAGTCAGTTCTTCATCACCGAGGTCGCCGCGCCTCACCTTGATGATCGCCACACCGTCTTTGGTCGCTGCTCAGACCTTGAGACAGTTCGTGCTATCTCACACATACCCGCCGATCCCGAAAACCGCCCGAACGAAGACGTGCAACTTCTTCGGGTCATCATCGAGCGGCGCGCCGAGTGA
- a CDS encoding sigma 54-interacting transcriptional regulator — MHRDEQESHEARNGQALSGDALLDAGRQSVVRCAGVSEVALRRDEANIRESLASRGWEYVVCDARQVEPWRSALQQALGAWAHACGEAAQLADVESQLDTLSLLMRMQPGDGSSERQRMVCDAVVGVSEALTECAPAVLMVIAPERLTALERAGLRALISYHVQRPVELPGTSARQVVVAVAGEVGALGTDLDVVAVDMSGSSRERTQRFLQDERVLERVLSSTGGCPERLEAMLASMPSSADELALLRVGKLSATARNLLNALSVAGRELELTFLDGLIEGLMSEALRELRDAGLVHRRVDAGSVQLSVSSSEVGAAAVASLGEPRRRQIHAALAQRALACSSHGDSGFIALHALEAGDRELGVRFGLPAARQMMQWGRWDEARGLVQRLLSESLEEGIKADVHELGAALAEARGDWLEAVSHCGRLRRFAREREERASLEMRIATLLLRLGRPELARNRYLVAERHLESADDSLLSIGALRLKLLLGQGEVAYQLGEHEAAALCVTFVLERSQPLGPDLVADVVVGAHSLNGKVNLFRGDLEGASQAFARCASLAGQHNLPAEVARAEANLGVVAVQKRDYDEAERRLRRALEQSQAGLASVSRLNCWLNLGIVHQRRSEYGDALSCFERSLRAAQAERHEVAFEVASHNLVTLLQDLGAFDAAWELVERLEQRPAVSGHFAGRWSAMLRGQLLLDQGRFEEAVIELARAEDELSAAPRLYAVEMRLRRAEALIALGQRERARQMLEAATAVDDAQSQAMHRKVRALLLSGKARAEELRDVIAELSSLGLFRDSMDASVVCAQTWEQVGERDLAMLVVERALSDLRERARRVPETFRAGFFEVPVHRRLVELFQSFDGQLPDDVIEPHRRGEAANEQVWHEDPAFDAWRARYAEIVGCDARLMQVFRSIDRVGPGETTVLLSGESGTGKELAAAAIHRQSPRAARPFVKVNCAAFVEELLLSELFGHEKGAFTGAMRQKEGLFEVADGGTLFLDEIGDISPKTQVALLRVLQEGTFERVGGTETLSVDVRVVAATNRDLEELVERGLFRLDLYYRLKGFVIELPALCERREDIPLLLDHFASRFSKGVPAPSFAPEVVQFLARYRWRGNIRELENFVRSVLLFVEGDRVEMRHLDEFGDFFANSEVDESLPEITISPRVESTHQSAKTAEWGELAHAEVYEDPEEALIEQIVADGLSLSRLKKRLEHECIKRALEETGGNITRAAEILQLKRPRLSQIINASPELTALKEQLVG, encoded by the coding sequence ATGCATCGTGACGAGCAAGAATCACATGAGGCCAGAAACGGGCAGGCTCTAAGCGGAGACGCATTGCTTGATGCAGGGCGTCAGAGCGTGGTGCGTTGTGCGGGTGTCAGTGAGGTTGCGTTGCGCCGCGACGAGGCGAACATTCGTGAGAGTCTGGCATCTCGCGGGTGGGAGTACGTGGTTTGCGACGCCCGCCAGGTTGAGCCCTGGCGTAGCGCCCTGCAACAGGCGCTGGGAGCATGGGCTCACGCGTGTGGCGAGGCCGCACAGCTGGCAGATGTGGAGTCTCAACTCGATACGCTCTCTCTTCTCATGCGCATGCAGCCGGGCGATGGTTCGAGCGAACGCCAACGCATGGTTTGCGACGCAGTCGTCGGCGTAAGTGAGGCTCTGACCGAGTGTGCGCCAGCGGTGCTTATGGTGATTGCTCCCGAGCGATTGACCGCGTTGGAGCGAGCCGGCTTGCGAGCGCTTATCTCGTACCATGTGCAACGTCCGGTAGAGCTTCCGGGGACATCAGCCCGCCAGGTGGTTGTGGCGGTCGCCGGGGAGGTAGGGGCGCTGGGCACTGATCTCGATGTCGTTGCGGTTGATATGAGTGGGAGTTCGCGCGAGCGGACTCAGCGCTTTCTGCAGGATGAGCGGGTGCTCGAGCGCGTGCTTTCGAGCACAGGTGGCTGTCCGGAGCGCCTGGAGGCCATGCTCGCGTCGATGCCCTCCAGTGCTGATGAGCTGGCGCTGCTTCGGGTGGGGAAGCTCTCGGCGACCGCGCGCAACCTCCTCAATGCGCTCTCAGTGGCGGGGCGAGAGTTGGAGCTGACCTTTCTCGACGGATTGATCGAAGGATTGATGTCGGAGGCATTGCGAGAGCTTCGAGACGCGGGGCTGGTGCACCGAAGGGTGGATGCGGGGAGCGTCCAACTCAGCGTTTCTTCCTCGGAGGTCGGCGCGGCTGCGGTCGCGTCGCTGGGCGAGCCGCGACGTCGGCAGATTCATGCCGCGCTGGCGCAGCGCGCGCTTGCGTGTAGCTCTCATGGCGATTCCGGGTTCATTGCCCTCCATGCGCTGGAGGCCGGAGACCGGGAGTTAGGCGTGCGTTTCGGACTTCCGGCTGCACGCCAGATGATGCAGTGGGGGCGCTGGGACGAGGCCCGCGGCCTGGTGCAACGGTTGCTCAGCGAGTCCCTTGAGGAGGGGATTAAGGCTGACGTTCATGAGCTTGGTGCCGCATTGGCTGAGGCTCGAGGAGACTGGCTGGAGGCTGTTTCTCACTGCGGGAGGTTGCGGCGCTTCGCTCGTGAGCGTGAGGAGCGCGCTTCGCTGGAGATGCGAATTGCCACGCTGTTGCTTCGGCTTGGCCGACCCGAGCTCGCGCGGAACCGCTATCTTGTGGCGGAGCGGCATCTTGAGTCGGCTGACGACTCGTTGCTTTCGATCGGCGCGCTGCGCCTGAAGTTGCTTCTAGGGCAGGGGGAGGTTGCCTACCAGCTCGGCGAACATGAAGCCGCGGCGTTGTGCGTTACCTTTGTGTTGGAGCGCAGTCAGCCTCTGGGGCCAGATCTTGTGGCCGACGTGGTGGTCGGAGCGCATAGTCTTAACGGTAAGGTTAATCTGTTTCGCGGTGATCTTGAGGGGGCCAGTCAGGCCTTCGCTCGATGTGCATCGCTGGCAGGTCAGCATAATCTGCCGGCGGAGGTGGCGCGGGCCGAGGCAAACCTGGGAGTGGTCGCCGTTCAGAAGCGAGATTATGACGAGGCGGAACGTCGGCTGCGGCGGGCGCTGGAGCAATCGCAGGCTGGCCTGGCGAGCGTCTCCAGGCTGAATTGCTGGCTGAACCTGGGAATCGTCCACCAGCGTCGCAGTGAGTATGGCGATGCGCTCTCGTGCTTTGAGCGCTCGCTACGCGCGGCTCAGGCGGAGCGCCACGAGGTTGCTTTTGAGGTTGCATCTCATAACCTGGTGACGTTGCTGCAGGACCTCGGGGCGTTTGACGCTGCCTGGGAGTTGGTTGAACGTTTGGAGCAACGCCCGGCGGTTTCCGGGCATTTTGCCGGACGATGGTCGGCGATGCTTCGCGGCCAACTTCTGCTGGATCAGGGACGGTTCGAGGAGGCCGTAATCGAACTGGCGAGGGCCGAAGACGAACTCAGCGCAGCCCCGCGACTTTACGCGGTAGAGATGCGTTTGCGACGTGCCGAGGCGCTCATTGCACTGGGGCAGCGGGAGCGCGCTCGTCAGATGCTGGAGGCCGCTACGGCCGTCGATGATGCTCAGAGCCAGGCGATGCATCGTAAAGTTCGTGCGCTTCTTCTAAGCGGGAAGGCTCGTGCCGAAGAGCTTCGTGATGTGATCGCGGAGTTAAGTAGCCTGGGGCTTTTCCGAGACTCCATGGACGCCAGCGTTGTCTGCGCGCAGACCTGGGAGCAGGTTGGTGAGCGCGACCTCGCTATGCTGGTGGTCGAGCGCGCGCTTTCTGATCTGCGTGAGCGAGCCCGCCGGGTTCCTGAGACGTTTCGCGCTGGCTTCTTCGAGGTGCCGGTCCATCGCCGTTTGGTCGAGCTTTTTCAGAGCTTCGACGGTCAGCTCCCGGACGATGTTATCGAGCCGCATCGGCGTGGGGAGGCGGCGAATGAACAGGTATGGCACGAAGACCCGGCCTTCGACGCGTGGCGTGCGCGCTACGCTGAGATTGTGGGCTGCGATGCGCGCTTGATGCAGGTCTTTCGCTCCATCGATCGGGTGGGGCCGGGGGAGACGACAGTGCTGCTTAGCGGCGAGTCGGGGACCGGCAAAGAACTCGCGGCGGCGGCGATTCACCGGCAGAGTCCGCGGGCCGCTCGCCCCTTCGTGAAGGTCAACTGTGCGGCCTTCGTCGAGGAACTTTTGCTCAGCGAACTCTTCGGTCACGAGAAAGGCGCTTTTACCGGCGCGATGCGCCAGAAAGAAGGGCTTTTCGAGGTTGCCGACGGCGGCACGCTCTTTCTCGACGAGATCGGGGATATCTCTCCCAAAACTCAGGTTGCGCTGCTTCGGGTGTTGCAGGAGGGGACCTTTGAGCGTGTTGGAGGGACCGAGACGCTCAGCGTGGATGTGCGAGTGGTCGCCGCAACCAACCGCGACCTGGAAGAGCTCGTTGAAAGGGGACTTTTTCGTCTCGACCTCTACTACCGACTCAAAGGGTTCGTTATCGAACTTCCGGCGCTGTGCGAGCGGCGCGAAGATATTCCGCTTCTGCTCGACCACTTCGCGTCGAGGTTTAGCAAGGGTGTGCCGGCGCCGAGCTTCGCGCCGGAAGTGGTGCAGTTTCTGGCTCGCTACCGGTGGCGGGGAAATATCCGCGAGTTAGAGAATTTTGTGCGCAGCGTGTTGCTCTTTGTCGAAGGCGATCGTGTGGAGATGCGGCACCTCGACGAGTTTGGCGACTTTTTCGCCAACTCGGAGGTTGATGAATCGCTTCCCGAGATCACCATCTCGCCGCGCGTCGAATCGACTCACCAAAGCGCCAAGACCGCCGAGTGGGGGGAGCTGGCACACGCGGAGGTGTACGAAGATCCGGAGGAGGCGTTGATCGAACAAATCGTCGCCGACGGGCTCTCGCTGAGTCGCCTTAAAAAGCGATTGGAACATGAATGCATCAAACGTGCGTTGGAAGAGACCGGTGGTAATATCACCCGGGCTGCAGAGATTCTTCAGCTTAAACGTCCGCGATTAAGTCAGATTATTAATGCATCGCCGGAACTTACGGCGCTCAAAGAACAGCTGGTAGGGTAA
- the meaB gene encoding methylmalonyl Co-A mutase-associated GTPase MeaB encodes MTAVDLATRILNREPRAAARLMRLVDDGAPAARDVLARLSPHTGNAYILGVTGNPGSGKSTLVNRLIARLRALDQTVGCVAIDPTSPFSGGAILGDRVRMQEHAMDPGVFIRSVATRGNLGGISRSTPAMVQVLDAMGFDWIIVETVGVGQDEVDIVRLADTSVVVLVPGLGDDVQADKAGLMEIADIFALNKSDVAGHARLQREIRAMLALHRQARRDAESWFPQICPTQASEGQGVADLVETIFKHREWLENSAPRDLRRRERAEHLIALIARTELHARLHHAAQTHLIKTLAGDLVEGQTDPYAAADQVLEAILKAHT; translated from the coding sequence ATGACCGCCGTCGACCTCGCCACACGCATCCTCAACCGGGAGCCCCGGGCCGCAGCGCGCCTGATGCGCCTGGTGGATGACGGTGCCCCGGCCGCCCGTGACGTCCTCGCGCGCCTCTCCCCGCATACGGGCAACGCCTACATCCTGGGCGTCACGGGCAACCCGGGCTCGGGCAAGTCGACCCTGGTCAACCGCCTCATCGCCCGGCTGCGAGCCCTCGACCAGACTGTAGGCTGTGTGGCCATCGACCCCACAAGCCCCTTCTCCGGTGGAGCCATTCTGGGCGACCGAGTGCGCATGCAGGAGCATGCCATGGACCCGGGAGTTTTCATCCGCTCGGTGGCCACACGCGGCAACCTCGGGGGCATCTCGCGCTCTACTCCGGCGATGGTCCAGGTGCTCGACGCGATGGGCTTTGATTGGATCATTGTCGAAACCGTCGGCGTGGGCCAGGACGAGGTGGACATCGTACGCCTGGCCGACACCAGCGTCGTCGTCCTGGTCCCGGGCCTGGGCGATGATGTGCAGGCCGACAAAGCCGGATTGATGGAGATCGCCGACATCTTCGCGCTCAACAAAAGCGATGTCGCCGGCCACGCCCGACTCCAGCGCGAGATCCGAGCGATGCTCGCTCTTCATCGTCAGGCTCGCCGCGACGCTGAGAGTTGGTTTCCTCAGATCTGCCCCACACAGGCCAGCGAGGGTCAGGGGGTTGCAGATCTGGTTGAGACGATCTTCAAGCACCGCGAATGGCTGGAGAACTCCGCACCGCGCGACCTTCGCCGACGGGAGCGCGCTGAGCACCTCATCGCCCTCATCGCCCGCACCGAGCTTCACGCCCGCCTCCATCACGCCGCACAAACCCACCTCATCAAAACGCTCGCAGGCGATCTGGTTGAAGGACAGACCGACCCCTACGCCGCCGCCGACCAGGTGCTTGAAGCCATCCTCAAAGCACACACTTGA
- a CDS encoding acyl-CoA dehydrogenase family protein, with the protein MNFEITEDQQILRQTVRRFAEESLATDAALRDHAPKSAWPTSLADLGLWSLAVPEAQGGAGFDLLTGALAIEELAARDAAVACAVALTNAVVVPALAAGQHPLRDAVAAGTSLVGLSWQAESAGGVSGTIQTAAAGATHRVSRELDGGSARWVLSELGGEACSETIGLRALSNAPESTISKTDLLLDDVALDREAYIRTGALLAAVGVGIAAGALRLALTYADERHQFKRPLHGFQAIQFKLATMATEVEAARQLTHRACLTASPRDSRLALCLARECAFNVADEALQIHGGYGYTREYPVERHFRDAVQLSTLDLWELR; encoded by the coding sequence ATGAACTTTGAGATCACTGAAGATCAGCAGATCCTGCGCCAGACGGTGCGCCGCTTCGCCGAGGAGAGCCTGGCGACCGACGCCGCACTCCGAGACCACGCTCCGAAGAGCGCGTGGCCCACGTCGCTGGCCGACCTGGGGCTATGGAGCCTGGCGGTACCCGAGGCCCAGGGCGGCGCGGGCTTCGACCTCCTCACCGGCGCGCTTGCCATCGAGGAGCTCGCTGCGCGCGACGCGGCGGTGGCCTGCGCCGTGGCGCTGACCAACGCGGTGGTGGTTCCGGCGCTTGCCGCTGGACAGCATCCGCTGCGCGATGCTGTTGCCGCAGGCACCTCGCTGGTCGGCCTAAGCTGGCAGGCCGAGAGCGCCGGTGGGGTATCCGGCACCATCCAGACGGCGGCAGCCGGCGCGACCCACCGGGTCAGCCGTGAGCTCGATGGTGGAAGCGCTCGCTGGGTGCTCTCGGAGCTGGGAGGTGAAGCCTGCTCCGAGACGATCGGCCTGCGCGCCTTATCCAATGCGCCTGAAAGCACTATCTCAAAAACCGATCTTCTCCTCGACGATGTCGCCCTCGACCGTGAGGCCTACATCCGCACCGGCGCCCTGCTCGCGGCCGTAGGCGTCGGCATCGCGGCCGGCGCGCTGCGACTGGCGTTGACCTATGCCGATGAACGGCATCAGTTCAAGCGCCCACTTCACGGCTTTCAGGCCATCCAGTTTAAACTCGCGACCATGGCCACCGAGGTCGAAGCTGCCCGGCAACTTACCCACCGCGCCTGCCTGACCGCTTCGCCACGCGACAGCCGCCTGGCGCTTTGCCTGGCCCGGGAATGCGCCTTTAACGTCGCCGACGAAGCTCTTCAAATCCACGGCGGCTACGGCTACACCCGCGAATACCCCGTGGAGCGCCACTTCCGCGACGCCGTCCAGCTCTCCACCCTCGACCTCTGGGAGCTGCGCTGA
- a CDS encoding cobalamin B12-binding domain-containing protein, with product MSDANVPHPTTYRVLIGKPGLDGHDRGAKVIARALRDAGFEVIYSGLHQTPEMLVRTAIQEDVDCVGLSILSGAHNTLMPEVVRLLDEEGAGDIFVFGGGIIPEPDIAELKAAGVRAIFTPGTPTTEVIEFVRQECERKNA from the coding sequence ATGTCCGACGCCAACGTTCCCCATCCCACAACTTACCGTGTGCTCATCGGCAAGCCCGGCCTTGATGGCCACGATCGCGGCGCCAAAGTCATCGCCCGCGCGCTGCGGGATGCCGGCTTCGAGGTCATCTACAGCGGTCTGCATCAGACCCCGGAGATGCTCGTACGTACCGCGATCCAGGAAGATGTTGATTGCGTGGGACTCTCCATCCTCTCCGGCGCGCACAACACCCTGATGCCTGAGGTCGTCCGCCTGCTCGATGAGGAAGGTGCCGGCGACATCTTTGTTTTCGGCGGCGGCATCATCCCCGAACCCGATATCGCCGAACTCAAAGCGGCCGGCGTGCGTGCGATCTTTACCCCCGGCACACCGACCACAGAGGTCATTGAGTTTGTGCGCCAGGAATGCGAGCGCAAGAACGCCTGA
- a CDS encoding acyl-CoA dehydrogenase family protein: MNLQLTPSQRDVQARAREICREHIAPRALSRDTSAEFPLDDLRRLADAGLMGVNIASDLGGLQAGVVAYSLAVQAVAKADPAVAVTMAVNNMVGEVLAYFGTESQKQTLVPKMTSGEFSSGSFCLSEPGSGSDAAGMLTRATRTPEGWRINGTKAWITSGSYAGVFLVWAQTSVEGDDQGISLFIVDPTLDGVSVGPPEEKMGQHASNTVSLAFDHVLIPGDALLGELGKGFRIAMMALDGGRIGIASQSIGIADAALELAAEAGVGNHPQSADAFEMMHARIEAARQLTLRAAWLKEVGSTNFSREASMAKLMASEVANDVARRCLALVGPSAAAYDHPLAKLVRDARVTRIYEGTSEIQRVVIARDLIRNGAA, encoded by the coding sequence ATGAACCTGCAACTTACCCCGAGCCAACGTGACGTTCAGGCCCGCGCTCGCGAGATCTGCCGCGAGCACATCGCCCCGCGCGCCCTCTCACGCGACACGAGCGCCGAGTTCCCGCTCGACGATCTTCGCCGCCTGGCCGACGCGGGCCTGATGGGCGTTAACATCGCCTCCGATCTCGGCGGACTTCAAGCCGGCGTCGTCGCCTACAGCCTGGCCGTGCAGGCCGTGGCCAAGGCCGATCCGGCCGTCGCCGTGACCATGGCCGTCAACAATATGGTCGGCGAGGTTCTGGCGTATTTTGGGACCGAGTCGCAGAAGCAGACGCTGGTTCCGAAGATGACCTCCGGCGAGTTCTCCAGCGGGTCATTTTGCTTAAGCGAGCCGGGCAGCGGCTCCGACGCCGCCGGCATGCTCACCCGCGCCACACGCACTCCGGAGGGATGGCGTATCAACGGCACCAAAGCCTGGATCACCTCCGGTTCCTACGCCGGTGTCTTCCTCGTCTGGGCCCAGACCAGCGTCGAGGGCGACGATCAGGGCATCTCGCTCTTCATCGTCGATCCGACCCTCGACGGCGTCTCGGTGGGACCGCCCGAGGAGAAGATGGGTCAGCACGCCTCCAATACCGTCTCCCTGGCCTTTGATCATGTGCTCATCCCCGGCGATGCCCTCCTGGGAGAGCTCGGCAAAGGCTTCCGTATCGCGATGATGGCGCTCGACGGGGGCCGCATTGGCATCGCCAGCCAGTCCATCGGCATCGCCGACGCTGCGCTGGAGCTTGCCGCGGAGGCCGGCGTCGGCAACCACCCCCAGAGCGCGGACGCCTTTGAGATGATGCACGCGCGCATTGAGGCCGCCCGGCAGCTCACACTGCGCGCAGCCTGGCTTAAAGAAGTCGGCTCGACCAACTTCTCACGCGAGGCCAGCATGGCCAAACTCATGGCCTCGGAGGTCGCCAACGACGTGGCTCGCCGTTGCCTGGCGCTGGTGGGACCGTCGGCCGCAGCCTACGATCATCCCCTGGCAAAACTGGTGCGCGACGCACGCGTCACCCGCATCTACGAAGGCACCAGCGAGATTCAGCGTGTTGTCATCGCCCGTGACTTGATTCGAAACGGCGCGGCCTGA
- a CDS encoding enoyl-CoA hydratase/isomerase family protein gives MTTFETLKLERLEDGIALLTVNRPDKLNALNAQVLSDLYEAAISLKDDASLRALILTGEGRAFVAGADIAAMSDMSEEASYEFSSLGHRAMTELSNLPVPVIAAVNGFALGGGLELALTADLIYVSEKARLGLPETGLGIVPGFGGTQRLGRRIGWQRAKELVFTGRTISADDAVAYGLALDKLPLEGFLDAIIKLARSISTRGPLAIRAAKQAMVQGSELPIDDANQKEVEAFSGLWNSHDRAEGMAAFLEKRTPTYEGR, from the coding sequence ATGACGACGTTTGAAACCCTGAAGCTCGAGCGGCTCGAAGACGGCATCGCCCTTTTGACCGTCAACCGCCCCGACAAACTCAACGCGCTCAATGCGCAGGTTCTCAGCGATCTTTATGAGGCAGCGATCTCACTCAAAGACGACGCCTCCCTGCGTGCACTGATCCTCACTGGCGAGGGGCGCGCATTTGTCGCCGGCGCCGACATCGCGGCGATGTCCGACATGAGCGAAGAGGCCTCGTACGAGTTCTCCAGCCTTGGTCACCGCGCGATGACGGAGCTGAGCAACCTCCCGGTTCCCGTCATTGCGGCCGTCAACGGGTTTGCGCTGGGCGGCGGGCTTGAGCTCGCCCTGACCGCTGACCTCATCTATGTCAGTGAAAAAGCCAGGCTCGGGCTGCCTGAGACCGGCCTGGGAATCGTCCCGGGCTTTGGCGGCACTCAGCGCCTGGGCCGTCGTATCGGCTGGCAGCGCGCAAAAGAGCTCGTCTTCACCGGTCGCACCATCTCGGCCGACGACGCCGTTGCCTACGGCCTTGCCCTCGACAAACTTCCACTGGAAGGCTTCCTCGACGCGATCATCAAGCTCGCACGCTCCATCTCCACCCGCGGCCCCCTGGCGATTCGCGCGGCCAAGCAGGCCATGGTTCAGGGCAGTGAATTGCCGATCGACGATGCGAACCAGAAGGAAGTCGAAGCCTTCTCCGGGCTGTGGAACTCCCACGACCGCGCCGAAGGCATGGCCGCATTTCTCGAGAAGCGCACTCCCACCTACGAGGGGCGCTGA
- a CDS encoding 3-hydroxybutyryl-CoA dehydrogenase, whose protein sequence is MSSTIQSIGVVGAGQMGNGIAQVAAVAGFDVIISDLNQDALDAGVASITKSLDKLVSKERLSADVRDQALSRIKTTTSMEDFSSSDLIIEAIVENLAIKLELFKKLDAIAPAHAILASNTSSISITQIAGATARPDKVVGMHFMNPVPLMKLVELIEGLATSEETTAKVKAVAEKMGKTTVFAQDYAGFIVNRILMPMINEAVYALMEGVGSVEDIDTAMKLGTNQPMGPLTLADFIGLDTCLAIMEVLHKDLGDSKYRPCPLLRNYVTAGWLGRKSGRGFYNYNA, encoded by the coding sequence ATGTCGAGCACGATTCAATCGATTGGTGTGGTGGGCGCAGGTCAGATGGGCAATGGCATCGCCCAGGTCGCCGCGGTAGCCGGCTTTGACGTGATCATCTCCGACCTCAACCAGGACGCTCTCGACGCCGGGGTGGCATCGATCACCAAAAGCCTCGATAAGCTCGTGAGCAAGGAGCGCCTCAGCGCTGACGTTCGCGATCAGGCCCTCTCGCGTATCAAGACCACCACCTCGATGGAGGACTTCTCCAGCAGTGACCTCATCATTGAGGCCATCGTTGAGAACCTCGCCATCAAACTTGAGCTCTTCAAGAAGCTCGATGCGATCGCCCCGGCCCACGCCATCCTGGCCAGCAACACCTCCAGCATCTCGATTACGCAGATCGCCGGTGCAACGGCTCGCCCCGACAAGGTGGTCGGCATGCACTTTATGAACCCGGTGCCGCTGATGAAGCTCGTTGAGCTCATCGAAGGCCTTGCCACCAGTGAAGAGACCACTGCCAAAGTCAAGGCGGTCGCCGAGAAGATGGGCAAGACCACCGTCTTCGCGCAGGACTACGCTGGCTTCATCGTGAACCGCATCCTGATGCCCATGATCAACGAGGCGGTCTACGCCCTGATGGAAGGCGTGGGCTCGGTCGAAGACATTGACACTGCCATGAAGCTCGGGACCAACCAGCCGATGGGGCCGCTGACCCTGGCGGACTTCATTGGTCTGGACACCTGCCTGGCGATCATGGAGGTGCTGCACAAGGATCTGGGCGACAGCAAGTACCGCCCCTGCCCGCTCCTGCGTAACTACGTGACCGCCGGCTGGCTCGGCCGTAAGAGCGGACGTGGCTTCTACAACTACAACGCCTGA